Proteins encoded in a region of the Methanofollis tationis genome:
- a CDS encoding GTP-binding protein — MGEGKLKLCVFGTFNAGKSSFVQALDPHTRHIEANCPGGTTTVALDFGRVKIGEQMVYLFGTPGQERYEFVRHILARGMDGAIIIVDSTAAPDDMTRKLLAWLKDQSVPVALMLNKCDLPGSSPSRFAHEIGDAAVHLISAKNGENVHEALSSFVGTIVG, encoded by the coding sequence ATGGGAGAGGGGAAACTCAAACTCTGTGTCTTCGGCACCTTCAACGCCGGCAAATCCAGTTTCGTCCAGGCGCTCGATCCCCACACGCGGCATATCGAAGCGAACTGCCCGGGCGGAACCACGACGGTCGCCCTTGATTTCGGCAGGGTAAAGATCGGAGAGCAGATGGTCTACCTCTTCGGAACCCCCGGCCAGGAACGCTACGAATTCGTCCGCCATATCCTTGCGCGTGGGATGGACGGTGCGATCATCATCGTGGATTCAACGGCCGCGCCCGATGATATGACCAGAAAACTCCTGGCCTGGCTGAAAGACCAGAGCGTGCCGGTGGCCCTCATGCTGAACAAATGCGACCTTCCCGGCTCCTCCCCCTCCCGTTTTGCGCATGAGATCGGGGATGCCGCCGTCCACCTCATTTCAGCGAAAAACGGCGAGAACGTGCATGAAGCGCTCTCATCATTCGTGGGCACCATTGTAGGGTGA
- a CDS encoding amidohydrolase family protein, with translation MQRMIEAARGRIPADTTYTGGVLFNPFTCSWEETAFAVRDGIVVGPGEYEAEKTVDLGGARVVPGLIDAHVHIESSLLTPCEYARCVVPHGTTTVIVDPHEIANVSGKEGIEFILAEGSRSGMSILVTLPSCVPATPPDRGGLSSLQTTSSPSQGEKRSSASAR, from the coding sequence ATGCAGAGAATGATAGAGGCGGCGCGGGGGCGCATCCCGGCCGACACCACATACACCGGGGGGGTCCTCTTCAACCCCTTCACCTGTTCGTGGGAGGAGACCGCATTTGCCGTCAGGGACGGGATCGTTGTCGGCCCGGGGGAATACGAAGCAGAAAAAACGGTCGACCTCGGCGGCGCCAGGGTCGTCCCCGGCCTCATCGACGCCCATGTCCATATCGAAAGTTCGCTCCTCACCCCGTGCGAGTATGCACGCTGCGTCGTTCCGCACGGGACGACGACGGTGATCGTCGATCCCCACGAGATCGCCAACGTCTCGGGAAAAGAGGGAATAGAGTTCATCCTCGCCGAAGGGAGCAGATCAGGCATGTCCATCCTCGTCACCCTCCCCTCATGCGTCCCGGCCACGCCGCCTGACAGGGGGGGGCTGTCCTCTCTGCAGACGACCTCCTCTCCTTCGCAGGGAGAAAAGAGATCGTCGGCCTCGGCGAGATGA
- a CDS encoding DUF7123 family protein, with translation MVDKKSIRDKYNDTQSRIVYYLKNGIQRGKHYFKSKYIANDLGLSSKEVGTNLAILAEICEELEITRWSYSNSTTWLVSPRAA, from the coding sequence ATGGTCGATAAAAAAAGTATCCGGGATAAGTACAACGATACCCAGAGCCGGATTGTATATTATCTCAAAAACGGCATACAGCGAGGCAAACACTATTTCAAATCGAAATATATTGCCAACGATCTCGGTCTTTCGTCAAAGGAGGTCGGGACGAACCTCGCCATACTCGCTGAAATCTGCGAGGAGCTCGAGATCACCCGCTGGAGTTATTCAAACTCCACCACCTGGCTGGTCAGCCCGCGAGCGGCATAA
- a CDS encoding adenine deaminase C-terminal domain-containing protein, which produces MMNVPGVLGGDPEVWKKLGIFPVRDGHAPLLTGKDLNAYVLSGLQSDHECTSYTEAAEKLRLGMYIMMREGSTERNLAALAPLLTPCTASRCCLATDDRHADTLAREGHIDGCIRKLVGYGVPLELALRAATLTAAERFRLSDRGAIAPGRRADFCVLAGGDEFRVKETYILGRRYTDPGYREAACPKPQITCRLPGPEDLALHGTGTARVIGLVEGQIVTETLSIQADAAAIPDLERDILKVTVCDRYRGEGAGVGLAHGFGLKEGALAASVSHDAHNIVAVGVSDAAIIAAIGEVIRNRGAMVAVSQAGTTVLPLPCGGLMATAPYGEVVAALDRLAEQTRSMGAIENPFMYLSFLALTVIPHLRITPRGVFDGDAFTDVPLFQEEP; this is translated from the coding sequence ATGATGAACGTCCCCGGCGTCCTGGGCGGCGACCCTGAGGTCTGGAAGAAACTCGGCATCTTCCCGGTCAGGGACGGGCACGCCCCGCTCCTCACCGGAAAAGACCTCAACGCCTACGTGCTATCAGGGCTGCAGAGCGATCACGAATGCACCTCCTACACCGAAGCCGCGGAGAAACTGCGCCTCGGCATGTACATCATGATGCGGGAGGGCTCGACCGAGCGGAACCTTGCGGCCCTCGCCCCGCTGCTGACGCCGTGCACGGCGTCGCGCTGCTGCCTTGCCACTGACGACCGGCACGCCGATACGCTTGCCCGCGAGGGGCATATCGACGGATGCATCAGGAAACTGGTGGGCTACGGCGTCCCGCTCGAACTCGCCCTGCGTGCGGCGACCCTGACGGCTGCAGAGCGCTTCCGTCTGTCCGACAGGGGAGCGATCGCACCCGGGCGGCGGGCCGATTTCTGCGTGCTTGCAGGAGGCGACGAGTTCAGGGTGAAGGAGACCTATATCCTCGGCCGCCGCTACACGGACCCGGGCTACCGGGAGGCCGCCTGTCCGAAGCCGCAGATCACCTGTCGCCTGCCCGGGCCCGAAGACCTCGCCCTGCACGGGACGGGGACGGCACGGGTGATCGGGCTGGTGGAAGGCCAGATCGTCACCGAGACGCTCTCCATCCAGGCGGACGCGGCCGCGATCCCCGACCTTGAGAGGGATATCCTCAAAGTGACGGTCTGCGACCGCTACCGCGGCGAGGGGGCGGGTGTCGGACTGGCCCACGGGTTCGGCCTGAAAGAAGGAGCCCTTGCCGCAAGCGTCTCCCACGATGCCCACAACATTGTGGCGGTCGGCGTCTCGGACGCGGCGATCATCGCCGCCATCGGCGAGGTGATCAGGAACCGGGGGGCGATGGTGGCAGTATCACAGGCCGGGACGACCGTTCTTCCCCTGCCATGCGGCGGGCTGATGGCGACGGCGCCGTATGGTGAGGTCGTCGCCGCGCTCGACCGCCTTGCAGAGCAGACACGTTCGATGGGGGCAATCGAGAACCCATTCATGTACCTCTCGTTTCTGGCTCTCACCGTGATCCCGCACCTGCGCATCACGCCCCGCGGCGTCTTTGACGGCGACGCCTTTACCGACGTCCCCCTCTTTCAGGAAGAGCCATGA